A stretch of the Rosa rugosa chromosome 5, drRosRugo1.1, whole genome shotgun sequence genome encodes the following:
- the LOC133710126 gene encoding probable protein phosphatase 2C 40 codes for MLGETMIKPEGELKVSFGYQCSSDRVDSCEASSGYEILPDLRRNSSFSCLSGAALSANATLANTNICNGLIGEEILPSWDSPNSFRKVPSSPRLDILSSSLQSSMSNLSCSPSTPESDSYLMKSMSPTSRGEGFLNSMEVQVAGGAAGEDRVQAVCSEENGWLYCAIYDGFNGRDAADFLAGTLYETIVFYFNSLDWESNQESINASKGLNIDGSRPFIEDDSNIENISKDASSTDVEMSTDSFRHGVLDSLQRALSQAENDFLYMVEQEMEDRPDLVSVGSCVLVVLLHGNDLYTLNLGDSRAVLATLGDGDFMNGSERLKAIQLTESHTVDDEVERTRVLCDHPDDPMSIVAGKVKGKLKVTRAFGVGYLKKKKLNDALMGILQVRNLISPPYVSTQPSLSVRRISKSDRFVIVASDGLFDFFTNDEAVKLVHSYILSNPSGDPSKFLLEQLVVKAANCAGFSMEELMNIPAGRRRKYHDDVTVIVVILGTNQRTTKASTCV; via the exons ATGCTGGGAGAAACTATGATTAAACCTGAAGGAGAACTTAAAGTAAGCTTTGGCTATCAATGCAGTAGTGACAGAGTCGATTCTTGTGAGGCTTCCAGTGGATATGAAATCCTGCCTGACCTCCGAAGGAACAGTAGTTTCTCTTGCTTGTCTGGAGCTGCGTTAAGTGCCAATGCCACTCTGGCAAACACTAATATCTGCAATGGTTTGATAGGGGAAGAAATACTTCCTAGTTGGGACTCCCCTAATTCATTTCGTAAGGTACCCTCTTCGCCAAGGTTGGATATATTATCATCTTCTCTTCAGAGTAGTATGTCCAACTTAAGTTGCAGTCCATCTACACCCGAGTCTGATTCTTACTTGATGAAATCCATGAGTCCTACTTCCAGAGGTGAAGGTTTTCTCAATTCCATGGAAGTACAAGTGGCAGGTGGAGCTGCTGGTGAAGACAGGGTCCAAGCGGTTTGTTCTGAAGAAAATGGGTGGCTGTATTGTGCAATATACGATGGCTTTAATGGAAGAGACGCAGCTGATTTTCTGGCTGGGACACTGTATGAAACCATTGTATTTTACTTTAATTCATTAGACTGGGAATCAAATCAGGAATCCATCAATGCTTCTAAAGGGCTAAATATTGATGGGTCTCGTCCATTTATTGAAGATGATAGTAATATTGAAAATATCTCCAAGGATGCTTCATCTACTGACGTAGAAATGTCAACTGATTCATTCAGGCATGGGGTACTTGATAGCCTACAACGAGCTCTTAGTCAGGCCGAGAATGATTTTCTATACATGGTTGAGCAGGAAATGGAGGATCGTCCTGATTTGGTTTCTGTTGGCTCTTGTGTTTTAGTTGTGCTTCTTCATGGGAATGATTTGTATACACTTAATTTAGGTGACAGCCGGGCTGTGTTGGCAACACTTGGTGATGGTGATTTCATGAATGGGAGTGAGAGACTGAAAGCTATCCAGCTCACTGAAAGTCATACGGTTGATGATGAAGTTGAAAGAACGCGAGTTTTGTGTGATCATCCTGATGACCCCATGTCCATTGTGGCTGGAAAAGTAAAAGGGAAATTGAAGGTCACTCGAGCTTTTGGAGTTGGTTACTTGAAAAAG AAAAAACTGAATGATGCATTGATGGGGATTCTTCAAGTTCGTAATCTAATAAGCCCACCATATGTTTCTACTCAACCATCATTGAGTGTGCGTAGAATATCAAAGTCGGATCGATTTGTCATAGTTGCAAGTGATGGTTTGTTTGACTTTTTTACCAATGACGAGGCAGTAAAGCTTGTCCATTCCTATATCTTGAGCAACCCCTCTGGTGATCCATCTAAGTTTCTGCTGGAGCAGCTTGTAGTGAAAGCAGCCAACTGTGCAG GATTCAGTATGGAAGAACTAATGAATATACCAGcggggaggaggaggaagtaTCATGATGATGTAACTGTAATTGTGGTAATTCTTGGTACAAATCAGCGCACCACAAAGGCATCAACTTGTGTGTAA
- the LOC133710127 gene encoding heavy metal-associated isoprenylated plant protein 36-like, producing the protein MASVLSAQEASQLLKCQTWILKVFIHCEGCKRKVKKVLLGIDGVYTTSIEAEQNRVTVTGDIDVQTLIKKLIVKTGKHAELWPENLTKKEKTKPVKAKNNDKQKSSEICQSQQSTTCDKVGVARLNRASEGDTAKFNREEQCQVSKKGHIPPEKSPDGHDSQAMDLQLGESEKGSVSGKKNRKGQRDDLGSTSSCGPASIGSQHYGDHTAGPVDLSHIIANMYPMDLVFNGSDITAAVTALPSKSLAPYYCYGPSSQYKDAASAEQIDQVKATFLNSVQIFSDENANGCFIM; encoded by the exons ATGGCTTCTGTATTGTCTGCTCAAGAAGCCTCACAGCTACTCAAATGTCAG acatGGATCTTGAAAGTGTTTATCCACTGTGAAGGTTGCAAGAGGAAAGTGAAGAAAGTTCTACTGGGAATTGATG GTGTTTACACCACATCTATTGAGGCAGAGCAAAACAGAGTCACAGTCACTGGAGACATTGACGTTCAGACCCTCATCAAGAAGCTGATTGTAAAAACTGGTAAACATGCCGAGCTATGGCCAGAAAATCTCACCAAGAAAGAAAAGACCAAGCCTGTGAAAGCCAAGAACAACGACAAACAGAAATCCTCAGAAATTTGCCAAAGTCAGCAGAGTACTACATGTGACAAAGTTGGAGTGGCCAGGCTAAACAGAGCAAGTGAGGGTGACACAGCTAAGTTTAACAGAGAGGAACAATGTCAAGTATCAAAGAAGGGTCACATTCCGCCGGAGAAATCTCCTGATGGCCATGATTCTCAGGCCATGGATCTTCAGCTCGGTGAAAGTGAAAAAGGGAGTGTTAGTGGCAAAAAGAACAGGAAAGGCCAAAGAGATGATTTGGGTTCAACAAGCTCCTGTGGACCTGCAAGCATAGGATCTCAACATTATGGTGATCACACTGCTGGTCCAGTTGATCTCAGCCATATCATCGCAAACATGTATCCGATGGATCTGGTGTTCAATGGAAGTGACATTACAGCAGCTGTTACAGCACTGCCTAGCAAGAGCTTGGCTCCTTACTATTGTTATGGTCCATCATCACAGTACAAGGATGCAGCTAGTGCTGAACAGATTGATCAAGTGAAAGCAACATTTCTTAACAGTGTGCAGATTTTCAGTGATGAAAATGCTAATGGCTGTTTTATTATGTGA
- the LOC133710229 gene encoding uncharacterized protein LOC133710229 isoform X2, whose translation MANSDSTASLPPSAPPPPLSSTTKENLTPVACKIEELTESRSELLGRIQGLKKDLQTWRSKLDSQVKVYRDELSELKQSLNTEVEQLRSEFQELRTTLQQQQDDVTTSLRNFGLQDVTGDSKADNTEVEGKALKE comes from the exons ATGGCCAACTCCGATTCCACCGCTTCTCTTCCTCCAtcggctcctcctcctccgctcTCATCC ACAACAAAGGAGAATCTGACTCCAGTTGCCTGCAAGATTGAA GAACTGACTGAATCCAGGTCTGAGCTGCTTGGCAGAATTCAAGGGTTGAAGAAG GATTTACAAACATGGAGGTCAAAGCTAGACTCGCAAGTTAAGGTCTACCGCGAT GAACTTTCAGAACTCAAGCAATCGCTCAACACTGAAGTGGAGCAACTTCGATCA GAATTTCAAGAACTGAGGACCACTCTTCAGCAGCAGCAAGATGATGTAACTACTAGTCTTCGGAACTTTGGG CTACAGGACGTGACAGGAGATTCCAAGGCTGATAATACTGAGGTTGAAGGGAAGGCTCTCAAAGAATAA
- the LOC133710229 gene encoding uncharacterized protein LOC133710229 isoform X1, producing the protein MANSDSTASLPPSAPPPPLSSTTKENLTPVACKIEELTESRSELLGRIQGLKKDLQTWRSKLDSQVKVYRDELSELKQSLNTEVEQLRSEFQELRTTLQQQQDDVTTSLRNFGFLQLQDVTGDSKADNTEVEGKALKE; encoded by the exons ATGGCCAACTCCGATTCCACCGCTTCTCTTCCTCCAtcggctcctcctcctccgctcTCATCC ACAACAAAGGAGAATCTGACTCCAGTTGCCTGCAAGATTGAA GAACTGACTGAATCCAGGTCTGAGCTGCTTGGCAGAATTCAAGGGTTGAAGAAG GATTTACAAACATGGAGGTCAAAGCTAGACTCGCAAGTTAAGGTCTACCGCGAT GAACTTTCAGAACTCAAGCAATCGCTCAACACTGAAGTGGAGCAACTTCGATCA GAATTTCAAGAACTGAGGACCACTCTTCAGCAGCAGCAAGATGATGTAACTACTAGTCTTCGGAACTTTGGG TTTCTGCAGCTACAGGACGTGACAGGAGATTCCAAGGCTGATAATACTGAGGTTGAAGGGAAGGCTCTCAAAGAATAA
- the LOC133710229 gene encoding uncharacterized protein LOC133710229 isoform X3, producing MANSDSTASLPPSAPPPPLSSELTESRSELLGRIQGLKKDLQTWRSKLDSQVKVYRDELSELKQSLNTEVEQLRSEFQELRTTLQQQQDDVTTSLRNFGFLQLQDVTGDSKADNTEVEGKALKE from the exons ATGGCCAACTCCGATTCCACCGCTTCTCTTCCTCCAtcggctcctcctcctccgctcTCATCC GAACTGACTGAATCCAGGTCTGAGCTGCTTGGCAGAATTCAAGGGTTGAAGAAG GATTTACAAACATGGAGGTCAAAGCTAGACTCGCAAGTTAAGGTCTACCGCGAT GAACTTTCAGAACTCAAGCAATCGCTCAACACTGAAGTGGAGCAACTTCGATCA GAATTTCAAGAACTGAGGACCACTCTTCAGCAGCAGCAAGATGATGTAACTACTAGTCTTCGGAACTTTGGG TTTCTGCAGCTACAGGACGTGACAGGAGATTCCAAGGCTGATAATACTGAGGTTGAAGGGAAGGCTCTCAAAGAATAA